In Mycolicibacterium grossiae, the sequence CAGATGCGCTGATCCTCCGAGGGCGCCAGATAGCCGCGCCACTTCCCGGAATGCGCCAGCGAGCCGACCAGCAGGTGCGCGGTCTTGCCCCAGCCCCACGACTGCGGTGGATCGGGCAATTCCAGCCAGTCCCATTGGGTTTCATCCCCGGGCTCGTGCGGGATCACCGCGTTCGGGCGCTGCGTGGCGGTCCGGCAAGCCTCACAGACCGGGCGCAGGCTGCGGGCGCGGATGTTGCGGGTCAGGCTCTGATACGACAACCCGAACCCCAGGTCCTCCAGTTCGTCGAACAGGGTGCGGGCCCACAGGTGCGGGTCCTCGGTCAGCCTCGCGGTGATGTAGTCGACGAACGGATCGAATGGATCCGGGTCGGGCCGGGCGCGGACCCCGGGCGTGCCGTCACCGGCCAGATACTTGCGGACCGTCTTGCGGTCGAAGCCGGTGTGGCGGGCGATCGCCGAGATCGTCCAACCACGTTTGTGCAGGGCATGTACTTCCACATCGTCCTCCCATGTGAGCATGAGAAAGCGGGCCTCCTTCGATGGAGCAACTGGCGTCAGACACCAGCAGCTTCGAGGGAGGCCCGCCCTTCTCGGCGGAGCCACACGGGTGGGGAATTTCGATGAGCGTCAGTGGGGAAATTCAGTGAGCGCGGTCACTGAAGGGCGTGCGCAGCAGTGTGTTTGGCGCCGCGCCGGGCCACATGCATGTCGGTGTGGGGGGCGCTGTGTTCGTGGTCAGCTTCGCCGCTGGCTCGGGTGTAGAGGTAGGCGTGGTTGGTCTGGCGGCCGCGGCTGAGCCCGACGTAGGCCTGGGTGCGGGAGGCGGTCTCGCCGAGCACGGTATGGGCGGTGTCAACGGTGACACCTTGAGCGGCGTGCACGGTGACCGCATATCCAAGGTGGACATGCTGGCGCAGATAGTCACCCTCGAACAGGACGCGGGCTTTGTCGGTGAGCCGTTCAGCAGCGACACGGTTGGTGGTTTCGTCGACGCCGGCCACCCGCCACCGGTTGCCGTTGCGCACCTGATCCACCGCCTGGCCCTCACGGTGGTGGGGGCCGGGGTGCACGGTGATGGTGGGGTCGTTGTCGCGGCTGACGATGATGTCACCGACCCGCACCGTCTGGTCGCGGGCCACCTGCGCAGCGGGTCCCTGAGTGCTGAGGGTGTCGTGGAGGCGCTGGTTGAGGGCATCAGCGATGTCCCAGGTATCGCAGACGAGCAGGGTGTTCTTTCCGGCGGCGCGGTCGTCGAGGTAGGCCGCGAGTGCGTCGGCGGCCATGCTGACCTGATCGCCGGTGTGCAGACGGTCGTGGCTGCGGTACCAGCCGACTGCTCTGCGGAGTCGGTTGCCGCGCCCGTTGCGGATCGCTAGCGAGGCGTCGCGTTCGGCCGGATCGCGCATGCGCCACACCTGCGAGAGGCGCTGAGTCCAGGGCAGCTCGGTGCACAGTTGGTCGAACATGCCGCCGCGGGCTTTGACCGGGGCAAGCTGGTAGGGGTCCCCGACCAGCACGGTTTTCGCCCGGGCGGCGGTGGTGGCCTCCAACAGTTGGCCCAGCTTGGGGGTGGCCACCATGGAGGCTTCATCGACGACCACCACGGTGCGCTGATCGAGTTGCAGGGTGCCGTTGTCGAGCTGGTGCAGCGCTTTGTCGAGGGTCATCCCGTGATCGCCGGCACCGTCAGCGAGTGCTTGGTCGACCGCCGTCCCGGTGGGAGCGAGGACCAGCACCTCTTTGTGGACTCGGTGGGCGGCGGCGCGCAGGGCTTGCAGGGAGTGCGTTTTCCCCGCACCCGCGGGTGCGGACAGCGGATTGACCAACCACTGCGACATGCCGATCGCGGTCACCGCGCGCGCCTGATCCGGTGACAGCGCGGCCAGGTCGCTCGAGCGCACACCCAGGCGCGCACGCGCATCGGTGACACCCGCGGCCTCGAGGACGCGCATCTCCTCCTTGAGGATCGCGGTCAGCGTGTATTTCTCGTGTCCTTCGCGCTCATGTGCGGCGCG encodes:
- the mobF gene encoding MobF family relaxase translates to MSRWSIGYYNDTANQARQASMDRQAAGGGLGEYYSEGDTRVPTWVVVGDKATVGEATGLDGAALDGGFADTEVAARWLDDGVTPSGEAGRAFGTNGVHGFDLMFAAPKSVSLLRSLTDDVSEKVMQNAHVKAVEAAMTYLHEHAGYTRVHNPLTSNKDLQRLPGLVAIAYQHETSRCGDPHLHTHVIVPNRQARADGRLVSIDSKSLYHEAKAAGIIYQATLRHELHAERGFEWQRVDEHSGMAEIAGVTAASIKAWSQRSTRLREWAKDNLVVVDGEPTAAQLATAQKATRPSKPEQLAWEELKATWRADARGLDLDRDAHFAARAERRAQARIPGRARIAAALAHIDKAAFTRADVVELIGAVMPYDEDPGEGRDVRARIEDLAARIGLRVSAPRAAHEREGHEKYTLTAILKEEMRVLEAAGVTDARARLGVRSSDLAALSPDQARAVTAIGMSQWLVNPLSAPAGAGKTHSLQALRAAAHRVHKEVLVLAPTGTAVDQALADGAGDHGMTLDKALHQLDNGTLQLDQRTVVVVDEASMVATPKLGQLLEATTAARAKTVLVGDPYQLAPVKARGGMFDQLCTELPWTQRLSQVWRMRDPAERDASLAIRNGRGNRLRRAVGWYRSHDRLHTGDQVSMAADALAAYLDDRAAGKNTLLVCDTWDIADALNQRLHDTLSTQGPAAQVARDQTVRVGDIIVSRDNDPTITVHPGPHHREGQAVDQVRNGNRWRVAGVDETTNRVAAERLTDKARVLFEGDYLRQHVHLGYAVTVHAAQGVTVDTAHTVLGETASRTQAYVGLSRGRQTNHAYLYTRASGEADHEHSAPHTDMHVARRGAKHTAAHALQ